From Thalassospiraceae bacterium LMO-JJ14:
ACCGGCGACGCGATGATGCGCACACTTGGGAACGATATCGACATCCGCTCGGACGTGCCCGCCTACCGGATTTATGAAGACGGTGAGCTGAAGGACGAGGTTGCCGACATCCGCCACATGTGGCGTGACGATTACGTGGCGTTCGCCATCGGCTGCTCGTTCTCTTTTGAAGATGCGCTGATCGCCGACGGAATCCGGCTGCGTCATATCGAAGAGAACAGGACCGTCGGTATGTACGTCACCAACATCGAAACGGAGCGGGCGGGTCCGTTTTCCGGCGGCACCGTGGTTTCCATGCGTCCGCTGAAAATCAAGGATGCCATCCGTGCAAGCGCGATCTGCTCAAGATTCCCGCATGCACACGGCCAGCCCGTGCACATGGGCGACCCGGCCGAGATCGGCATTGGCGATATCGACGCCCCCGACTGGGGCGACAAGACTGAATTCAGAGACGGTGAAATTCCCGTCTTCTGGGCCTGCGGTGTAACGCCGCAAAATGCTGTCAGATCGGCACGTCCGTCGATCTGCATTACCCATGCCCCTGGCAGAATGCTGGTAACAGATGTTCCGGCCTGGGCCACGGATTCGAAAATACCAAATTCTTCAAACTAAGGGAGACTTATAGTCATGAGACGTCTTACATCAATTGGACTTGCCTGTGCATTCGGCATTGCGGCCATGTCGGCCTCGACGCCCGCATCGGCTGCCGACGTGACCATCAAGGCCGTCGGCACCTGGGGCAATCTGACCAACTACCAAAAACACGAAGGCCCGTTCTGGAGCGACGTCATCGGCAAAGCGTCCGGCGGCTCCATCAAGGGCGAAATCAAGCCGCAGACCGACCTTGGCCTTAAGGGCTTTGAAATCATGCGCCTTCTGAAGCAGGGTGTGTTCAACTATGCGCACGGCGTCATGGGTTACGTGTCGGCTGAAAACGCCATGTTCGACGGTGTCGATCTGTCGTCGCTGGCGCAGGATATCAAAACCGAGCGCAAGGTCGTCGATGCCTACATGCCGATCATGGCCAAGAAGTTCGAGGAAATCTACGACTCGAAGCTGATGCAGCTGTACCCGTTCCCGAGCCAGAACCTGTGGTGCAACGCCGAGATTAATTCGATTGACGATCTCAAAGGCAAGAAGGTCCGTACCTACACCGCCTCGCTTGCCGACTTCGTGCAGGGCGTCGGTGGCACGCCTGTCACCGTGGCGTTCGCGGAAGTCATCCCGGCGCTGCAGAAAGGCGTCGTCGATTGCGGCATCACCGGCACCATGCCGGCCTATAACGCCAAGTGGTACCAGGCCGCAACGCACGCCTACACCATGCGCGTGGGTTGGGGCATCGCGTTCGGCGCCATCAGCCTGAAGACGTGGAACAGTCTGTCTGCCGATCAGCAGAAAACCCTGCAGAGCGAAATCGACAAGCTGACCGACCGCATGTGGACGGAAACCGCCCAGGAAGACGCGCTTGCCATTCAGTGCCTGACCGGCAAGGAATGCCCGCTGGGTCCAGTCGGCGGCATGAAGCTGGTAGAGCCGTCCGCCGAAGACATCAAGAAGCAGAAGAAAATCGCTCAGGATGTCGTCGTCAAGAACTGGGCGGACCGTTGCGACGCCGAATGTGTCACGACCTGGAACAAGGTCGTCGGCCCGATTGTCGGCATCACCGCCAAGAAATAAGAAACGCTTTATCGGGGCCGGGGAGATTTCAGTCTCCCCGGCCACGGTTTTTCAGGGAGCTCACTGATGAATTTTCTCGATAAGACCTTAAAGGGCCTGGACGGGATAGCCTTACGCCTCGTGTGGTTTGGCGGTGCGCTTCTGATCCTGGCCGCGTTGATCGTCACCGTCGATGTCATCCTGCGGAAACTGTTCGGCATCTCAATGGCCGGTTCGGATGAACTCAGCGGCTACGCCTTCGGCATCGCCACCAGCCTCTCGCTGACCTATGCCCTATTACACCGCTCCAATATCCGCGTCGATGCACTGTACCAGCACCTGCCCGAGTGGCTGCGCTGTACGCTCGATATCGTCGGCAATATTTTATTGATCTCTTTCATCGGCTATGTGTCCTGGCGCGCCTCTCTGCTGCTCGCCGACACCTACGCCAACCAGTCGCGGTCGATTTCACCGCTGCAAACCCCGCTCGCCATTCCGCAGACGGCCTGGTTCGTCGGCCTTCTACTGTTCGTCGTCACCGGGATCGTCATGATCATTTCGTCGCTGATCTCGTTTTTCAAACGGGACTGGACCGCCATTCAGCAGATGTTCGGCATCAAGTCCCTCGACGAACAAATTGAAGAAGAAAGCTGAACCCCCGCCATGATGATACAAGCAATCCTGTTTCTGATGGCGCTGGTCATTATCAGCGTACCGATTGCCGCCGTTCTCGGCTGGCTCGGCCTGTTCATGTCGAATTTCCATTCGTTCATGCCCCTGCATCTCGCGATCGGCGACATCTTCTGGCAGAACAGCATTGAATTCCTGCTTGTCGCCATTCCGATGTTCGTCCTGATGGGCGAGATCCTGCTGCGTTCCGGTATCACGGCGCGCATGTACGAAGGCATGGTGCAATGGCTCGGCTGGCTCCCCGGCGGCCTGATGCATTCCAACATCGGCGCCTGCGCGCTGTTCGCGGCAACCTCCGGTTCCAGCGTCGCGACGGCGGCGACCATCGGCACCGTGGCGCTGCCGGAAGTGGAAAAGCACAACTACAACGAACGCCTGTTCCTCGGCACAATCGCAGCGGGCGGCACGCTCGGTATCCTGATCCCGCCGTCGATCAACCTGATCATCTACGGCCTGCTGACCGACACCTCGGTGCCGGAGCTGTATCTGGCGGGATTCCTGCCGGGTCTGTTGCTGGCCGGCCTGTTCATGACGACGATCGCCATCGCATGTTTCTTCAAACCCGAATGGGACGGCGATCCGGTGCCGCAGGATTGGTCGGCGAAGGTTCGTTCCCTTTCCGGTCTGTTGCCGCCGCTCGGTATTTTCGTCGTCGTCGTCGGCTCGATCTATGCTGGCGTCGCGACACCGACCGAAGGCGCATCGCTCGGTGTGATTGCGTCGCTCGGCCTGGCCGCGCAGAACCGCACGCTGACCGTCGAAATGCTGAAGCGCGCCATCGAAGGCACCATGCGCACGACCGCAATGATCATGCTGATTATTCTGGCGGCGATCTTCCTCAACTTCATTCTGGCCGCAGTCGGCCTGACGCAGGCATTGGCGGATTTCGTCACCGGCCTCGGCCTGACGCCGATGCAGACCATGTTCATGATCGTGTTGTTCTACATCATCCTCGGGTGCTTCATGGAGACGCTGTCGATGCTGCTGACCACGGCGCCGCTGATTGCACCGGTTGTCGTGCAGCTCGGCTTCGATCCGGTGTGGTTCGGCGTTCTGCTGATGGTACTGCTGGAGGCGGCACTTATCACACCGCCGATCGGCATCAACCTGTATGTCGTGCAGGGCATCCGCAAGCAGGGCGGCCTCAACGACGTGATGATCGGCACGCTGCCGTTTGTACTCGCCATGTTTGCGATGGTCGGCCTGTTATTGGCCTTCCCTGAAATCGCACTCTGGTTACCGCAACTGTTCTACTGACTTTAAACCTATTAAGGGGAAAGCACGCCCGAAGTGCGCCCCGAACTCAAGGAGAGACTTGCCATGTGGCAGATCTGGATCGACCGGGGCGGCACCTTTACCGACCTCGTAGCCCGCAAACCGAACGGTGAACTGCTGACCCACAAGCTGCTCTCGGAAAACCCGGAACAGTACGAAGACGCGGCCCTGCAGGGCATCCGCGATCTGCTGGGGATCCCCAAGGGCGAACCGATCCCGGCGGGTAAGGTCGAGGCGGTCAAGATGGGCACCACGGTTGCCACCAATGCGCTTCTCGAGCGCAAGGGCGACCGCACGGCGCTGGTCATCACAAAGGGCTTCGGCGATGCGCTCAGGATCGGTTATCAGAACCGCCCGCGCCTGTTCGACATGAACATCAAACTGCCGGAACTCGTCTATGAGCAGGTTCTCGAAGCGGACGAACGGGTCGCGGTCGACGGCGAGATTCTGGCGCCGCTCGACGAGGATGCGTTGCGCGACGGCCTGCAGAAGGTTTTCGAAAGCGGTATCCGATCCGTCGCCATCGCCTTCCTGCACGGATACAAACACAACGATCACGAAATCCGCGCCGGCGAGATCGCACGAGACGTCGGGTTCACCCAGATTTCAGTGTCGCATCAGGTCAGCCCGTTGATCAAACTGGTGTCGCGCGGCGATACCACGGTGGTCGATGCCTATCTGTCGCCGATTTTGCGGCGCTACGTCGACCGCGTCGCGGCGGATCTGGAAGCCGAAGGCGGCGACGGCCCGCGCCTGATGTTCATGCAATCGAACGGCGGGCTGACCGACGCCAAGCTGTTTCAGGGCAAGGATTCCATTCTGTCTGGACCTGCGGGTGGTGTTGTCGGCATGGTCCGCACGGCGCAGATCGCCGGCTTCGACAACATCATCGGCTTCGACATGGGCGGCACATCGACCGATGTCGCGCACTTCGACGGAGAATACGAACGCTCGCTCGAAAGCGTCGTCGCCGGGGTGCGCATGCGGGCACCGATGATGAATATCCATACCGTTGCCGCGGGCGGCGGGTCGATCCTGATGTTCGACGGCGCGCGGTTCCGCGTCGGGCCGGAAAGCGCCGGCGCCAATCCAGGACCTGCGTCCTATCGCCGCGGCGGCCCGTTGGCCGTCACCGATTGCAACGTCATGCTCGGCAAAATTCAACCGCAGTACTTCCCAAGCGTGTTCGGCCCGAATGCCGACGAACGCCTTGATGGTGACGTGGTAAAGGCGAAATTCGAAGAGCTGGCCGACCGTATCGCAGCGGAAACCGGCGAAGCCCGGCGCACGCCCGAAGACATCGCCGAAGGGTTCCTGACAATCGCCGTCGAAAACATGGCCAATGCGATCAAGCAGATTTCCGTACAGCGCGGCTACGACATCACCCATTACGTACTCAACTGCTTTGGCGGTGCCGGCGGACAGCACGCGTGTCTGGTCGCCGATGCGCTCGGCATGAAGACCGTCTTCGTACACCCGTTCGCCGGTGTGCTGTCGGCATACGGCATGGGTCTCGCCGATATCCGTGCGCTTCGTGAACGCTCGGTCAACGAGCCGGTCGACGACGACGCGATCGGGCGCCTGCAAACGTTGCTCGACAACATGGCCGCCGATGCCCGCGCCGAAGTCAGGTCCCAGGGGATCGAGGAAAAGCAGATAACGGACCATCGCCGCGCGCACTTGCGCTACGAAGGCACCGACAGCGCCCTCGTCGTCAACGTCGCCGACGCGGTGACGATGACAAAGGAATTCGAAGAACTGCACCGCCAGCGCTTCGGCTTCGTACCCGAAGGCCGCAAGTTGGTCATCGAGGCGCTCGACGTCGAGGCTGTCGGCGCCACGGAAGGCATGATCGATCCGGAAATCGACGCCATGCCCGATGCGGCTGCGATGCGCCCGCGCGACACCGTGCGGATGTATTCCGGCGGCGAAAACCACGACACACCGATCTACGCGCGTGAAGCGTTCCTGCCCGGGGATACTGTCGAAGGCCCGGCGATCATCACCGAAGACACGGCGACCACGGTCGTCGAACCCGGCTGGCAGGCGTATCTGAACA
This genomic window contains:
- a CDS encoding hydantoinase B/oxoprolinase family protein, whose amino-acid sequence is MWQIWIDRGGTFTDLVARKPNGELLTHKLLSENPEQYEDAALQGIRDLLGIPKGEPIPAGKVEAVKMGTTVATNALLERKGDRTALVITKGFGDALRIGYQNRPRLFDMNIKLPELVYEQVLEADERVAVDGEILAPLDEDALRDGLQKVFESGIRSVAIAFLHGYKHNDHEIRAGEIARDVGFTQISVSHQVSPLIKLVSRGDTTVVDAYLSPILRRYVDRVAADLEAEGGDGPRLMFMQSNGGLTDAKLFQGKDSILSGPAGGVVGMVRTAQIAGFDNIIGFDMGGTSTDVAHFDGEYERSLESVVAGVRMRAPMMNIHTVAAGGGSILMFDGARFRVGPESAGANPGPASYRRGGPLAVTDCNVMLGKIQPQYFPSVFGPNADERLDGDVVKAKFEELADRIAAETGEARRTPEDIAEGFLTIAVENMANAIKQISVQRGYDITHYVLNCFGGAGGQHACLVADALGMKTVFVHPFAGVLSAYGMGLADIRALRERSVNEPVDDDAIGRLQTLLDNMAADARAEVRSQGIEEKQITDHRRAHLRYEGTDSALVVNVADAVTMTKEFEELHRQRFGFVPEGRKLVIEALDVEAVGATEGMIDPEIDAMPDAAAMRPRDTVRMYSGGENHDTPIYAREAFLPGDTVEGPAIITEDTATTVVEPGWQAYLNTRGHLILKRVKERPQTYAVGTEADPVMLEIFNNLFMSIAEQMGATLANTAYSVNIKERLDFSCAIFDIEGNLVANAPHMPIHLGSMGESIKTVIRENAGTIKPGNVYALNAPYNGGTHLPDVTVITPVFDDNGKDILFYVGSRGHQADIGGRTPGSAPPDSTHIEDEGVLIDNFLLVEEGRLREKETYELLKSGKYPCRNPMQNMADLTAQIAANETGVRELRKMITHFGLDVVHAYMGHVQDNAEESVRRVLDVLADCEFNYPMDNGDQIQVKITVDRKAREALIDFTGTSPQGNHNYNAPLAVCKAAVLYVFRTMVDDEIPLNEGCLKPLKIKVPKKSIISPEYPAAVIAGNTEVSQCITDTLYGALGVLASSQGTMNNFVYGNDVHQNYETICGGTGAGDGFDGCDAVHSHMTNTRMTDTEVLENRFPVRVEEFSIRKGSGGDGKNHGGNGVIRSMRFLEKMTATVLSSHRHTDPFGLKGGKAGERGENFVVRADGSIDKLRGNDETEMNPGDTFVLKTPGGGGYGTPD
- a CDS encoding TRAP transporter small permease, which produces MNFLDKTLKGLDGIALRLVWFGGALLILAALIVTVDVILRKLFGISMAGSDELSGYAFGIATSLSLTYALLHRSNIRVDALYQHLPEWLRCTLDIVGNILLISFIGYVSWRASLLLADTYANQSRSISPLQTPLAIPQTAWFVGLLLFVVTGIVMIISSLISFFKRDWTAIQQMFGIKSLDEQIEEES
- a CDS encoding putative hydro-lyase: MDYTDFDGLSAAEARKHFRAGEYIGHTAGIAPGMLQGNVVILPAEYALDFARYCQRNPQPCPLIGVSDTGDAMMRTLGNDIDIRSDVPAYRIYEDGELKDEVADIRHMWRDDYVAFAIGCSFSFEDALIADGIRLRHIEENRTVGMYVTNIETERAGPFSGGTVVSMRPLKIKDAIRASAICSRFPHAHGQPVHMGDPAEIGIGDIDAPDWGDKTEFRDGEIPVFWACGVTPQNAVRSARPSICITHAPGRMLVTDVPAWATDSKIPNSSN
- a CDS encoding TRAP transporter large permease; protein product: MMIQAILFLMALVIISVPIAAVLGWLGLFMSNFHSFMPLHLAIGDIFWQNSIEFLLVAIPMFVLMGEILLRSGITARMYEGMVQWLGWLPGGLMHSNIGACALFAATSGSSVATAATIGTVALPEVEKHNYNERLFLGTIAAGGTLGILIPPSINLIIYGLLTDTSVPELYLAGFLPGLLLAGLFMTTIAIACFFKPEWDGDPVPQDWSAKVRSLSGLLPPLGIFVVVVGSIYAGVATPTEGASLGVIASLGLAAQNRTLTVEMLKRAIEGTMRTTAMIMLIILAAIFLNFILAAVGLTQALADFVTGLGLTPMQTMFMIVLFYIILGCFMETLSMLLTTAPLIAPVVVQLGFDPVWFGVLLMVLLEAALITPPIGINLYVVQGIRKQGGLNDVMIGTLPFVLAMFAMVGLLLAFPEIALWLPQLFY
- a CDS encoding TRAP transporter substrate-binding protein; this translates as MRRLTSIGLACAFGIAAMSASTPASAADVTIKAVGTWGNLTNYQKHEGPFWSDVIGKASGGSIKGEIKPQTDLGLKGFEIMRLLKQGVFNYAHGVMGYVSAENAMFDGVDLSSLAQDIKTERKVVDAYMPIMAKKFEEIYDSKLMQLYPFPSQNLWCNAEINSIDDLKGKKVRTYTASLADFVQGVGGTPVTVAFAEVIPALQKGVVDCGITGTMPAYNAKWYQAATHAYTMRVGWGIAFGAISLKTWNSLSADQQKTLQSEIDKLTDRMWTETAQEDALAIQCLTGKECPLGPVGGMKLVEPSAEDIKKQKKIAQDVVVKNWADRCDAECVTTWNKVVGPIVGITAKK